In Clostridium swellfunianum, a genomic segment contains:
- a CDS encoding carboxypeptidase M32 has translation MGENFETKLKEFKEYMTKMEYLNSATSVLSWDMMVGIPKKGKAYRSEVLGYLSGESYKLQTSDEMKVFIDYFKSQENLDDVTKAMVHNAEKNYNQTKKIPEDRYREYIVLASNSFAYWEEARAKSDFSIFKPYLEKIVEFMKEFVEYWGYEGNKYNTLLDFYEPGITVERLDKVFGELREGIVALLNKIKSSGIKIDASFFNKHYAKVDQEAFGIFMLDKIGYDFDAGKIDISTHPFTTTFDNKDVRITTRYDLNEFRGALFSSIHEGGHAIYEQDIPDELKGTGLATGVSMGIHESQSRFYENILGRSKEFWSYFYPEAQKRFEQFKEISLEDFYKAVNIVEPSLIRTEADELTYSLHVIIRYEIEKALFNGEVTVEELPKIWNEKYKEYLGIEPSNDAEGVLQDMHWSDGSFGYFPSYALGNLYGAQFLQKMLKDIPDYYKQIENGEFSQIHEWLKENIHKHGAAYEPSKLIRMVTGEELTAKYFIEYLNKKYSEIYKL, from the coding sequence TTTCTTGGGATATGATGGTTGGTATTCCTAAGAAGGGCAAGGCTTATAGGAGCGAAGTGCTTGGATATCTTTCCGGCGAGTCCTATAAGCTGCAGACTTCAGATGAGATGAAGGTTTTTATAGATTACTTTAAATCTCAGGAGAACTTGGATGATGTTACAAAGGCTATGGTACATAATGCCGAGAAAAATTATAACCAAACCAAGAAGATACCAGAAGATAGATATAGGGAATATATTGTTTTAGCTTCTAATTCCTTCGCTTATTGGGAAGAGGCTAGAGCTAAGTCTGATTTCAGCATATTCAAGCCTTACCTTGAAAAGATAGTTGAGTTTATGAAGGAATTTGTAGAGTATTGGGGTTATGAAGGCAATAAGTACAATACTTTGCTGGATTTTTATGAGCCTGGCATAACTGTAGAAAGGCTCGATAAGGTGTTTGGTGAATTGCGAGAAGGAATAGTAGCTCTTTTAAATAAGATTAAAAGCAGCGGAATTAAAATTGATGCTTCCTTCTTTAACAAGCACTATGCAAAGGTAGATCAGGAAGCCTTTGGAATATTTATGCTTGATAAAATAGGCTATGATTTTGATGCAGGAAAAATAGATATAAGTACACATCCATTTACAACAACCTTTGATAATAAGGACGTTAGAATAACTACAAGATATGACTTAAATGAATTTAGAGGAGCACTATTTAGTTCAATACATGAGGGCGGTCACGCAATATATGAGCAGGATATCCCAGATGAGCTAAAAGGAACAGGCCTTGCAACTGGAGTGTCCATGGGAATTCATGAATCCCAATCAAGATTTTATGAAAATATATTAGGAAGAAGCAAGGAATTCTGGAGTTATTTCTATCCAGAAGCGCAAAAAAGATTTGAGCAGTTTAAAGAAATCTCATTAGAAGATTTCTATAAAGCTGTAAATATTGTTGAGCCTTCACTTATAAGGACAGAAGCAGATGAGCTAACTTACAGTCTTCATGTTATTATAAGATACGAAATAGAAAAGGCTTTATTCAATGGTGAAGTAACTGTTGAAGAGCTTCCAAAGATATGGAACGAAAAATATAAGGAATACTTAGGAATAGAGCCTTCAAATGATGCAGAAGGAGTTCTTCAGGATATGCACTGGTCAGATGGAAGCTTTGGCTACTTCCCAAGCTATGCTCTTGGAAATCTTTATGGTGCGCAATTCCTTCAAAAAATGCTTAAAGATATTCCTGATTATTATAAACAAATTGAAAATGGAGAGTTTTCGCAGATACATGAGTGGCTTAAGGAAAATATCCATAAGCATGGAGCAGCTTATGAGCCATCAAAACTAATTAGAATGGTAACCGGTGAGGAGCTTACTGCAAAATACTTTATCGAGTATTTAAATAAAAAATACAGTGAAATATATAAGCTTTAA
- a CDS encoding pyridoxal-phosphate-dependent aminotransferase family protein, translating into MHKKLFIPGPVEVRPDVLEKMATPMIGHRSKDASALQRRISDKLKKLFYTEEEILLSTTSGSGLMEGAVRSCTAKRAAVFSVGAFGDRWYDMAVANNVPADLFRSEDGKPTTPEMVEEALSTGKYDLVTITHNETSAGLMNPVDEIADVIRKYPDVIFCLDTVSSAAGSKIEVDKLGVDICITSTQKAIGLPPGMAICTFSKKAVERAKQVPHRGLYLDLLSLYEYIQKKDYQYPSTPSLSHMYALDYQLDRIMEEGLENRFARHIEMAEIVRNWARKHFAIFPDERYLSNTLTNIANTRNIDVSDLNKKLGARGYQISNGYGKLKDKTFRIAHMADCTVEEIKELLNVINEILELE; encoded by the coding sequence ATGCATAAGAAACTATTTATTCCAGGTCCAGTAGAAGTTAGACCAGATGTACTAGAAAAAATGGCAACACCTATGATAGGTCACAGAAGCAAAGATGCTTCAGCTCTTCAAAGAAGAATTAGTGACAAGCTAAAAAAACTATTTTACACCGAAGAAGAGATACTTCTTTCAACTACATCTGGTAGCGGTCTTATGGAAGGTGCTGTACGCTCCTGTACTGCTAAAAGGGCAGCTGTATTTTCAGTAGGAGCCTTTGGTGACAGATGGTATGACATGGCTGTAGCTAACAATGTTCCAGCAGATTTATTCAGGTCTGAAGATGGAAAACCAACAACACCAGAAATGGTTGAAGAAGCTTTAAGCACAGGAAAGTACGACTTAGTTACAATAACACATAATGAAACTTCTGCAGGGCTTATGAATCCTGTTGATGAAATTGCAGACGTTATAAGGAAGTATCCTGATGTTATATTCTGCTTAGATACAGTAAGTTCAGCTGCTGGTAGCAAAATAGAAGTTGATAAGCTTGGAGTGGACATATGCATAACTTCTACTCAGAAAGCTATAGGACTTCCTCCTGGAATGGCTATCTGCACTTTCTCAAAGAAAGCTGTAGAAAGAGCTAAACAAGTTCCACATAGAGGCTTATATTTAGATTTACTTTCACTTTATGAATACATACAAAAGAAAGATTATCAATATCCTTCAACTCCATCACTTTCTCATATGTATGCTCTTGATTATCAGTTAGACAGAATAATGGAAGAAGGGCTTGAAAATAGATTTGCAAGACATATAGAGATGGCTGAAATAGTTAGAAATTGGGCGAGAAAGCATTTTGCTATATTCCCAGATGAAAGATATCTTTCAAATACATTAACTAATATTGCTAATACAAGAAACATAGATGTATCTGATTTAAACAAAAAGCTTGGTGCAAGAGGTTATCAAATTTCTAATGGTTACGGAAAGCTTAAAGACAAAACCTTTAGAATAGCTCACATGGCTGACTGCACAGTTGAAGAGATTAAAGAATTGTTAAATGTTATTAATGAAATATTAGAGCTTGAATAA
- a CDS encoding D-2-hydroxyacid dehydrogenase, with protein sequence MVRILVTDGMEQSGIDELRAKGFEVVEKFYQPEELGEALKEFDVLVVRSATKVRKPIIDKAAEGGRLKMVIRGGVGVDNIDVAYAIEKGIKVTNTPNASSASVAELTIGHMFAVARFINIANVTMREGKWEKKHYEGIELNGKTLGLIGFGRISREVAKRAYVLGMKVIYTDVIGKAEGFEHYEFVDMNELLKRSDFISLHIPFDKEKGATIGSEQFAMMKDGAYLVNCARGGVVCEKAMLEALNSGKLAGAAVDVFEEEPTKNEELLKHPRVSVTPHIGAATVEAQTRIGEEIVSIITEHFKAE encoded by the coding sequence ATGGTAAGAATTCTAGTTACTGATGGTATGGAGCAGTCAGGAATAGACGAGCTTAGAGCAAAAGGCTTTGAGGTTGTAGAAAAATTTTATCAGCCAGAAGAACTCGGTGAAGCTTTAAAGGAATTTGATGTTTTAGTTGTAAGGTCTGCTACTAAGGTTAGAAAACCTATAATAGACAAGGCTGCAGAAGGCGGAAGATTAAAAATGGTTATCCGCGGAGGGGTTGGAGTTGACAACATAGATGTAGCTTATGCAATTGAAAAGGGAATTAAGGTTACAAATACTCCAAATGCAAGCAGTGCATCTGTGGCTGAACTTACAATAGGCCATATGTTTGCAGTTGCAAGATTTATAAATATTGCAAACGTTACGATGAGAGAAGGTAAGTGGGAAAAGAAACATTACGAAGGTATTGAGCTTAATGGAAAAACTTTAGGACTTATTGGTTTTGGAAGAATTTCAAGAGAAGTTGCTAAAAGAGCTTACGTACTTGGCATGAAGGTAATATATACTGATGTTATAGGAAAGGCTGAAGGCTTTGAGCATTATGAATTTGTAGATATGAATGAGCTTTTAAAGCGCTCAGATTTTATATCTCTTCATATTCCTTTCGATAAAGAAAAGGGAGCAACAATTGGATCAGAGCAGTTTGCTATGATGAAGGATGGCGCTTACCTTGTTAACTGTGCAAGAGGCGGGGTAGTTTGCGAAAAGGCAATGCTTGAAGCACTGAATAGTGGTAAACTTGCTGGAGCAGCTGTAGATGTTTTTGAAGAGGAGCCAACAAAGAACGAAGAACTTTTGAAGCATCCTAGAGTTTCTGTTACACCTCATATAGGAGCAGCAACTGTTGAAGCTCAAACTAGAATAGGTGAAGAAATAGTATCAATAATAACTGAACACTTTAAAGCAGAATAG
- a CDS encoding DUF1015 domain-containing protein: MAVVRPFKAVRPAKDLADKVAALPYDVMNSDEAREMVKDNPYSFLHVDKAEIDLDKSIDLYDKKVYEKARENLYKMIDDDVFIEDDKPQLYIYRQVMDGRTQTGLVGCTSIDDYMNNIIKKHEHTRADKEQDRINHVDYCNANTGPIFLTYKAQDEIDSIIKKWTDNEPVYNFVSEDGISHIVWIIECDKDIEKLTSLFKTVDYLYIADGHHRAASAVKVGQMRRNENPSYTGEEEFNFFLSVLFPDRDLYVMDYNRVVKDLNGLSAEEYMLKVSEKFNVSTYEGDGPYKPSSKHTYGMYLDRKWYMLEAKEGTYNPEDPVDRLDVSILQNNLLRPILGIEDPRTDKRIDFVGGIRGLGELERRVEQGMKVAFSMYPTTIQDLMDIADAGKVMPPKSTWFEPKLRSGLFVHKLK, from the coding sequence ATGGCAGTAGTTAGACCTTTTAAAGCTGTTAGACCAGCTAAAGATTTGGCAGATAAGGTTGCCGCACTTCCTTATGATGTTATGAACAGCGATGAGGCAAGAGAAATGGTTAAAGATAATCCATATTCTTTTCTTCATGTAGATAAGGCAGAGATAGATTTAGATAAAAGTATAGATTTATATGATAAAAAGGTTTATGAAAAAGCTAGAGAAAACCTATATAAGATGATTGATGATGATGTTTTTATTGAGGATGACAAGCCACAACTATATATATATAGACAAGTAATGGATGGAAGAACTCAAACTGGTTTAGTTGGGTGTACTTCTATAGACGATTACATGAACAATATAATTAAAAAGCATGAGCACACAAGAGCTGATAAGGAGCAGGACAGAATAAACCATGTTGACTACTGTAACGCTAATACTGGTCCTATATTTTTAACTTATAAGGCTCAAGATGAAATCGATTCTATTATTAAGAAGTGGACAGATAATGAGCCAGTTTATAATTTTGTTTCTGAAGATGGAATATCTCACATAGTTTGGATAATAGAATGTGATAAGGACATTGAAAAACTAACTTCTCTATTTAAAACTGTAGATTATTTATATATTGCAGATGGACACCACAGAGCAGCTTCAGCTGTGAAGGTTGGTCAAATGAGAAGAAATGAGAATCCAAGCTATACTGGAGAAGAAGAATTTAATTTCTTCTTGTCAGTATTATTCCCAGATAGGGATTTATATGTTATGGACTATAACAGGGTTGTTAAGGACTTAAATGGACTTTCAGCCGAAGAATATATGCTTAAGGTTTCGGAAAAATTTAATGTAAGCACATATGAAGGGGATGGACCTTATAAGCCTTCCAGCAAGCATACCTACGGAATGTATTTAGATAGAAAATGGTATATGCTTGAGGCAAAGGAAGGAACTTATAATCCAGAAGACCCTGTTGATAGGTTAGATGTTTCTATTCTTCAAAACAACCTATTAAGACCTATCCTGGGGATTGAAGATCCTAGAACCGACAAGAGGATAGACTTTGTAGGCGGTATAAGAGGTCTTGGGGAACTCGAGAGAAGAGTAGAGCAAGGGATGAAGGTTGCCTTCTCAATGTATCCAACAACTATTCAGGATTTAATGGATATTGCTGATGCAGGGAAGGTAATGCCTCCCAAATCCACTTGGTTTGAGCCAAAGCTTAGAAGTGGATTATTCGTTCACAAGCTTAAATAA
- a CDS encoding hemolysin family protein → MQSEPEPANVTSQVILIVILTMLNAFFASAEMAIVSLNKNKIKLLAEDGNKKAQLLLKLMEEPTKFLSTIQVGITLAGFFSSASAATGLSDDLAQYLNNLGIPYSSQIALILVTIILSYITLVFGELFPKRVALQKSETIAMFSVRPILYISKVTVPFVKLLSASTNVLVSLAGLDKEGLDEKVSKEEIKSMVEVGQEHGVINETEKEMINSIFEFDDKLAYEVMTPRTDVYLIDIDKPLSEYLDELIDERYSRVPVYERDIDNIIGILYMKDFFTEARKHGFENVNIRAILNQPYFVPETKNIDELFKELQTSKKHLAVLIDEYGGFSGIVSIEDLIEEVMGEIEDEYDDEEPEISKLDNNTFIIEGMLSIDDFNENFHVNLKSDDYDTIGGFIIDLLGRIPRNAEEKSLEYENFVFKIEEVKEKRIEKIKVYIQREA, encoded by the coding sequence ATGCAATCAGAACCTGAGCCTGCGAATGTAACTTCGCAAGTAATTTTAATAGTCATTTTAACAATGCTTAATGCCTTTTTCGCATCAGCAGAGATGGCTATAGTATCACTAAATAAGAATAAGATAAAACTTCTTGCAGAAGACGGAAATAAAAAAGCACAGCTTTTGTTAAAGCTTATGGAAGAGCCAACAAAGTTTTTATCTACTATACAAGTTGGTATAACCCTTGCAGGGTTTTTCTCTAGTGCTTCAGCTGCTACTGGTTTATCAGATGACTTAGCGCAGTATCTTAATAATTTGGGTATACCATATAGCTCTCAAATAGCATTAATACTTGTTACTATTATTTTATCTTATATAACTCTAGTGTTTGGAGAATTATTTCCAAAGAGAGTTGCACTTCAGAAATCTGAAACTATTGCTATGTTTTCTGTAAGGCCCATATTATATATATCAAAAGTAACAGTGCCTTTTGTAAAACTTCTTTCAGCATCAACAAATGTCTTAGTAAGTTTAGCTGGGCTAGATAAAGAAGGTTTAGATGAGAAGGTGTCAAAGGAAGAAATTAAATCCATGGTAGAAGTTGGGCAAGAGCATGGAGTAATAAATGAAACTGAAAAAGAAATGATAAACAGTATATTTGAGTTCGATGACAAATTAGCCTATGAGGTCATGACTCCAAGAACTGATGTATACCTTATTGATATAGATAAACCATTAAGTGAATATCTAGATGAATTAATTGATGAAAGATATTCAAGAGTGCCTGTTTATGAAAGGGACATAGATAATATTATAGGTATTCTTTATATGAAAGACTTCTTTACTGAAGCTAGAAAACACGGTTTTGAAAATGTAAACATTAGAGCTATCCTAAACCAACCATATTTTGTACCAGAGACTAAGAACATAGATGAACTATTTAAGGAACTTCAAACATCTAAAAAGCATTTAGCAGTATTAATAGATGAATATGGAGGCTTTTCTGGTATAGTATCTATAGAGGATCTTATAGAAGAGGTTATGGGTGAGATAGAGGATGAGTATGATGATGAAGAACCAGAGATAAGCAAATTGGATAATAATACTTTCATAATAGAAGGAATGCTTTCAATTGATGATTTCAATGAGAATTTCCATGTGAATCTTAAAAGTGATGATTATGATACAATAGGTGGGTTTATAATAGATCTTCTTGGACGTATTCCTAGAAATGCTGAAGAAAAGAGTCTTGAATATGAAAACTTTGTGTTTAAGATTGAAGAAGTTAAAGAAAAAAGAATTGAAAAAATAAAAGTTTATATACAGAGAGAGGCATAG
- a CDS encoding TetR/AcrR family transcriptional regulator translates to MPKIIENPRSIILDTAKNILHSEGYDGLTMRNISKECGIGLGTVYNYFPDKKAIVYNLMEEFWDDYLIIVDKIDMQEKDIYVKFQLMYNELENFVNLFMEMLARINSERARGPKRDNKERKKSFTEKLIKKVEIMLINHFPSSKIEESEVNDFARFIVSNMVMMSHMKEFNYDSFEKILRKLLG, encoded by the coding sequence ATGCCAAAGATAATTGAGAACCCACGCTCTATAATTTTAGATACTGCTAAAAATATACTCCATAGTGAAGGTTATGATGGACTTACTATGAGAAATATCTCTAAAGAATGCGGCATTGGTTTAGGCACGGTTTATAATTACTTTCCTGATAAAAAAGCTATTGTTTATAATTTGATGGAAGAGTTCTGGGACGACTATCTTATAATAGTTGATAAAATTGATATGCAGGAGAAAGATATTTATGTGAAATTTCAGCTTATGTATAATGAGCTTGAGAATTTTGTAAATCTCTTTATGGAAATGCTGGCAAGAATAAATTCAGAAAGAGCTAGAGGTCCTAAACGAGACAATAAAGAAAGGAAGAAAAGCTTTACTGAAAAACTTATAAAAAAAGTAGAAATTATGCTGATAAATCACTTTCCAAGTAGTAAAATAGAAGAATCAGAAGTGAATGATTTTGCTAGATTTATTGTTTCAAATATGGTTATGATGTCTCATATGAAGGAATTCAACTACGATTCATTTGAAAAAATATTAAGGAAATTATTGGGTTAA
- a CDS encoding thioredoxin family protein has protein sequence MVIKVLGTGCTKCHQLEENARKAVAELGIDATVEKVEGIKDIMKYGVMKTPALVVDEKVKSFGRVLSPEEIKKFI, from the coding sequence ATGGTAATTAAAGTATTGGGAACAGGATGTACAAAATGCCATCAACTTGAGGAAAATGCAAGGAAGGCTGTAGCAGAGCTTGGAATTGATGCAACAGTTGAGAAAGTAGAAGGTATTAAGGATATTATGAAGTATGGGGTTATGAAAACTCCGGCACTAGTAGTTGATGAAAAGGTAAAATCCTTTGGACGTGTTTTATCTCCAGAAGAAATCAAGAAATTTATATAA
- a CDS encoding tRNA threonylcarbamoyladenosine dehydratase, whose protein sequence is MAQHSLSRTELLIGKEGLDKLRNSKVVVLGIGGVGSFTVEALARAGVGTIVVVDDDAVCLTNINRQIIATLKTVGKPKVEVMKERVYDINRKCNVIVHNTFVTEENIAEIITDDVDYVIDAIDTVSSKIALAVWCEQNNKKLISCMGTGNKLDPTQFKIADVYDTKVCPLAKVMRYELKRKGVKSLKVLYSEEKPMKPRIDEVITCKEGCICTAESSKRCSIKRQIPGSISFVPPVAGMIIGGEVIKDLLGANN, encoded by the coding sequence ATGGCACAGCATTCATTGTCAAGAACAGAGCTTTTAATCGGCAAAGAGGGCTTAGATAAGCTTAGAAATAGCAAGGTTGTAGTTTTAGGTATCGGCGGAGTTGGAAGCTTTACAGTGGAGGCACTTGCAAGAGCTGGAGTTGGAACAATAGTTGTTGTAGATGACGATGCTGTTTGTTTAACTAATATAAATAGGCAGATTATTGCTACTCTAAAAACCGTAGGCAAGCCTAAGGTCGAAGTTATGAAAGAAAGAGTTTACGATATAAATAGAAAGTGTAATGTTATAGTTCACAACACATTTGTCACTGAGGAAAACATCGCAGAAATTATAACTGATGATGTAGACTATGTTATTGATGCAATAGATACAGTGTCTTCAAAGATTGCTCTTGCTGTTTGGTGTGAACAGAACAACAAGAAGCTTATAAGCTGTATGGGTACAGGAAACAAGCTTGACCCGACTCAATTCAAAATAGCTGATGTATATGATACAAAGGTATGTCCTTTGGCCAAGGTTATGAGATATGAGCTTAAGAGAAAGGGAGTTAAGAGCCTTAAGGTGCTGTACTCTGAGGAAAAGCCAATGAAACCAAGGATAGATGAGGTTATAACTTGTAAGGAGGGCTGCATCTGTACTGCAGAAAGCAGTAAGAGATGCTCTATAAAGAGACAAATACCAGGAAGTATTTCATTTGTTCCTCCAGTTGCAGGGATGATTATTGGTGGAGAAGTTATAAAAGATCTTTTAGGAGCTAATAATTAG
- a CDS encoding DUF4230 domain-containing protein, protein MRIVKRRTILLIALCVSLGFFLGYKAFVKPEKSKETWVVPNIQNISKKFITEETLVNEIHQKQELITLEIDMTEKVILDDSWGSLGIFKKVQSVNYAGTGIYTVDLSNLKAENINIDDKAKNVMVNVAPPAVKTVSIAEDKTEYQTPENGLLRFGEIKLTLEENQMLLSNVKDKMLKKMSEQDFTSQARNSSEKTINTLIQSIIANKTSEPYTIQIQFQ, encoded by the coding sequence ATGAGAATAGTTAAGAGGAGGACTATTTTACTTATTGCCCTTTGTGTTTCCTTAGGCTTCTTTTTGGGCTACAAGGCTTTTGTAAAACCAGAAAAATCTAAGGAAACCTGGGTCGTTCCAAACATTCAGAATATCTCTAAAAAGTTTATAACTGAAGAAACATTAGTTAATGAAATACATCAAAAGCAGGAGCTTATTACTTTAGAAATTGATATGACTGAAAAAGTAATCTTAGACGATAGCTGGGGAAGCCTTGGCATATTTAAAAAGGTGCAAAGTGTAAATTATGCCGGTACTGGTATTTACACTGTAGATTTATCAAATTTGAAGGCTGAGAATATTAATATTGATGACAAAGCAAAAAATGTTATGGTTAATGTAGCTCCCCCTGCCGTTAAAACTGTTTCAATTGCCGAAGACAAAACAGAATATCAAACTCCTGAAAATGGTCTGCTTCGCTTTGGTGAAATAAAACTTACCCTAGAAGAAAACCAAATGCTTTTAAGCAATGTAAAAGACAAGATGCTGAAGAAAATGTCAGAGCAGGACTTTACTTCACAAGCTAGAAATTCTTCTGAGAAGACCATTAATACTCTAATTCAATCTATAATCGCTAATAAAACCTCTGAGCCATATACTATACAAATCCAATTCCAATAA
- a CDS encoding class I SAM-dependent methyltransferase, with translation MNKQNISKLTLFLMGLQNRFTENNLIFKGIYVTFTTGLKEFRGVGSLDEDKIKYNFNGRTQTYDIASLFEKIADDAQSYETLSLIYKERGTDILISADNKNVKMTNTEVKDVEEEVSISTNTTSKAVHSLGETSTLLNRDYYIKVGKADALLKEIGIMSKEGKIKNDKIRKYNQIDHYVELLEGILDKLPKNETINILDCGCGKSYLTFVLNYYLTEVKKKKCHFIGLDYSEGVIEASKKMAKNLGYRNMEFHALDINDYVPDKKIHVVISLHACDTATDMALALGIRVNSDVIIAVPCCHRELLNSYNYEPFKGILKHGIFKARMADILTDGMRSLLLEAKGYEVSVVEYISPLETPKNLMIRAIKTKEENDKAMDEYMKLMSSLNVYPALYAYLNRY, from the coding sequence ATGAACAAGCAAAACATAAGCAAATTGACATTATTTCTAATGGGCTTGCAAAACAGATTTACAGAAAACAATTTAATCTTTAAAGGAATATATGTAACCTTCACTACAGGCTTAAAAGAGTTTAGGGGAGTAGGCAGCCTTGATGAAGACAAGATAAAATATAACTTTAACGGTAGAACTCAAACCTATGATATAGCTAGCTTATTTGAAAAAATTGCTGATGATGCTCAAAGCTATGAAACATTATCTTTAATATATAAAGAACGTGGAACTGACATATTAATTTCTGCGGATAATAAGAATGTAAAGATGACTAATACTGAAGTTAAAGATGTAGAGGAAGAAGTAAGCATTTCAACAAACACTACTTCTAAAGCCGTTCACAGCCTTGGAGAAACCTCTACACTGCTAAATAGGGATTACTATATAAAGGTTGGCAAGGCTGATGCTCTTCTTAAGGAAATAGGCATTATGTCTAAGGAAGGCAAAATTAAGAATGATAAGATTAGAAAGTACAATCAAATTGACCACTATGTAGAACTTTTGGAAGGAATCCTCGATAAACTTCCTAAAAATGAAACTATCAATATCTTAGACTGCGGCTGTGGGAAATCCTACTTAACCTTTGTTCTTAATTACTATCTCACAGAAGTTAAAAAGAAGAAATGTCATTTCATTGGGCTTGATTATTCCGAAGGTGTTATAGAAGCTTCTAAAAAAATGGCTAAAAATCTTGGTTATAGAAATATGGAGTTTCATGCACTAGATATAAATGATTATGTACCAGACAAGAAGATACATGTTGTTATATCTCTTCACGCCTGTGATACTGCTACAGATATGGCTCTGGCTCTTGGGATAAGGGTTAATTCCGATGTTATAATAGCTGTTCCTTGCTGCCACAGAGAATTGTTAAACAGCTATAATTATGAGCCTTTTAAGGGAATACTTAAGCATGGAATTTTCAAAGCTAGAATGGCTGACATATTGACCGATGGCATGAGATCATTATTGCTGGAAGCTAAAGGCTATGAAGTTTCTGTAGTTGAGTATATTTCACCTCTTGAGACACCTAAAAACCTTATGATAAGGGCTATTAAAACAAAAGAAGAAAATGACAAAGCTATGGATGAATATATGAAGCTTATGAGCAGCCTTAATGTGTATCCTGCTTTATATGCTTATTTGAATAGATATTAA
- a CDS encoding MFS transporter yields MILNAAAENVRGIFIPMFKSDFSVNDTEIGLMLTVSSMGYLIFTYIGGILCEKIGQKKVFISGFIAIIISLSGLWATKSYIILLSCMFIMNIGLALISIAINTIIPVLFISFQAVLMNLTHFCYGLGSTVVQRLSGVLLFNGVAWRTIYLGEAILFLLVLLFFLPIKIPNTHKSKANNGEQTKNSHLLKNKLVYFYMLGLGFYVFAEMGTASWFVNFIEKTYAYDKSRSSFYLALFFGLLTVGRLIGGFIAEKVGYLKLVLISLSAAALLFAIGISIGESGLVIISISGLFFAVTFPTVVVTISKVFKDHGAYATGIIVTASSTFNMVLNMVMGYLNDTIGVYNSFYLIPLGLAVSFFFIFAIYKNVSSTTR; encoded by the coding sequence ATGATTTTAAATGCGGCGGCTGAAAATGTTAGAGGTATATTCATACCTATGTTTAAAAGCGATTTTTCAGTCAATGATACAGAGATAGGACTTATGCTCACAGTATCATCTATGGGCTATTTAATATTTACATATATAGGCGGAATCCTTTGCGAGAAAATAGGACAAAAGAAGGTATTTATATCAGGCTTTATAGCTATAATAATTTCTTTAAGCGGCTTATGGGCTACAAAAAGCTATATTATACTGTTGTCTTGCATGTTTATTATGAATATTGGCTTGGCACTTATTTCTATAGCAATAAACACTATAATACCAGTACTGTTCATTAGCTTTCAGGCTGTCCTTATGAACCTAACTCATTTTTGCTATGGGTTGGGATCCACAGTAGTTCAAAGATTATCCGGGGTGCTTTTATTTAATGGGGTAGCCTGGAGAACAATATACTTAGGAGAAGCAATTTTATTTTTATTAGTGCTTTTATTTTTTCTGCCGATTAAAATACCTAACACCCATAAAAGCAAGGCTAATAATGGTGAGCAGACTAAAAATTCTCATTTGCTTAAAAATAAGCTAGTCTATTTTTATATGCTCGGATTAGGCTTTTATGTTTTTGCAGAGATGGGAACTGCAAGTTGGTTTGTTAACTTTATAGAGAAAACTTATGCTTATGATAAGAGCAGGAGTTCCTTCTACTTAGCGTTATTTTTTGGACTTTTAACTGTTGGAAGACTTATAGGAGGCTTTATAGCAGAAAAGGTTGGATATCTTAAGCTGGTTTTAATATCTCTTTCAGCAGCTGCATTATTATTTGCAATAGGAATCAGCATAGGTGAAAGTGGGTTAGTTATAATTTCTATCTCTGGTTTATTCTTTGCCGTTACCTTTCCTACAGTTGTTGTAACGATAAGCAAGGTTTTTAAAGATCACGGGGCGTATGCAACAGGAATAATTGTTACAGCAAGCTCGACTTTTAATATGGTTTTAAACATGGTTATGGGATACTTAAATGATACTATCGGAGTTTATAATTCCTTTTATCTAATTCCATTAGGGCTAGCTGTGTCATTTTTCTTCATCTTTGCTATATACAAAAATGTGAGCAGTACAACTAGATAG